The following proteins are co-located in the Hippoglossus stenolepis isolate QCI-W04-F060 chromosome 23, HSTE1.2, whole genome shotgun sequence genome:
- the LOC118102406 gene encoding dynactin subunit 1 isoform X13, with protein MSSAGTVESGKPPKIGSTVEVTGKGQRGTVAYIGATLFASGKWVGVVLDEPKGKNDGTVQGKRYFTCEENHGIFVRQSQIQVVEDGSSATSPDTPEFVLAKILKQKDIPETPKTSKLTSRESLSSSLSGDVSEVGVSSHQGALGAPIVPQPSGSPAPVASPVPATPSKEEESLRGQVKDLDEKLETLKMKRTEDKAKLKELEKHKIQLEQLQEWKIKMQEQQTDLQKQLKEAKKEARDAQESKDHYMEEMSDTADAIEMATLDKEMAEERAESLQVEVDSLKEKVDELSMDLEILRHEISEKGSDGAASSYHVKQLEEQNSRLKEALVRMRDLSSSEKQEHVKLQKQMEKKSTELDTLRTQKEKLQEEVKHAEATIDELKEQVDAALGSEEMVETLTERNLDLEEKVRELRETVTDLEAINEMNDELQENGRETEMELREQLDMGGAKVREAEKRVEAAQETVADYQQTISKYRDLTTRLQDANRDLINQQNANAEQVQQPPAELFDFKIKFAETKAYAKAIEMELRKMEVAQSNRQVSLLTSFMPDSFLRHGGDHDCILVLLLIPRLICKAELLSKQAQEKFDLNGNLAQGAGLRGPPGEQRSFASGLVYSLSLLQATLHKYEQALNTCNVEVFKRMGTLYSEMNFHERSLDYFIDLLHKDQLDETVQVEPLTKAIKYYQQLYSVHLADHTEDCTVQLADHIKFTQNALDSMGVEVARLRAFLAAGQESSGLAVLLKDLDTSGSDIRQFCKKIRRRMPGTDVVGVPAALNFGPQVAETLTECRRQLTRVVAVLQEVAAAGAQMVAPLAEQEGVNALKLEDIACNAVDQVYGSHGLSGPECLRQSCSSVIATMNKMATAMQEGEYDADKPQGKTPPVEMRAATVRAEMTDAEGLGVKLEDRETVNKEVKKSLKIKGEELSEANVRLSLLEKKLDTSTKDADERVEKIQTKLSDNLSLLKKKEKEFEETMDALQADIDQLEAEKAELKQRINNQSKMTIEGLRGPPASGIASIVQGSAGAGVALSMAGPVEVVDSPLLRQQVEAQRLGIKHLKNENNRLKAEKMRAQLASLPPLRPPKLPQVSKESSMPPEGLNTGIYRRTDQLLATLLKLSAEFKVVDITGKTTVSASAQLLEQTSRLQNLSDALDKLKGEVAEHVVTHHRGAKASSDFATFPVSSFVKAKEEKQGNTVLVGRVSIPCTRGHEQVHRLVLSQQQLQQVHSLLMV; from the exons ATGAGCAGTGCAGGAACAGTGGAGAGTGGTAAACCTCCAAAG ATTGGCTCTACAGTAGAGGTGACAGGGAAGGGTCAACGCGGCACTGTCGCCTACATCGGCGCCACCCTCTTTGCCTCTGGGAAATGGGTGGGTGTTGTACTTGATGAGCCTAAAGGCAAGAACGATGGCACCGTGCAGGGGAAACGCTACTTCACCTGTGAGGAAAATCATGGGATATTTGTCAGACAGTCTCAG aTTCAGGTGGTGGAAGATGGCTCCAGTGCCACCTCACCAGATACTCCTGAGTTTGTTCTTGCCAAGATTCTCAAACAAAAAG ACATTCCAGAGACTCCAAAAACATCCAAACTG ACGTCTCGTGAGAGTCTGTCGTCCTCGTTGTCTGGCGATGTCAGTGAGGTTGGAGTGTCCTCCCACCAGGGTGCACTGGGAGCTCCCATCGTGCCTCAGCCCAGCGGGTCACCTGCGCCAGTCGCATCCCCAGTCCCAGCTACTCCGAGCAAG GAGGAGGAATCACTGCGAGGTCAGGTCAAAGACCTGGACGAGAAGCTGGAGAcgctgaagatgaagaggacagaggacaagGCCAAACTGAAGGAGCTAGAAAAACACAAGATCCAGctggagcagcttcaggaatGGAAGATAAAAATGCAGGAGCAGCAGACCGACCTCCAGAAACAGCTTAAAGAAGCCAAGAAG GAAGCCCGTGATGCACAGGAATCCAAGGACCACTACATGGAGGAGATGTCAGACACGGCCGACGCCATTGAGATGGCAACACTGGACAAAGAGATGGCGGAGGAGCGAGCGGAGTCAttgcaggtggaggtggacaGTCTGAAAGAGAAAGTGGATGAGCTCTCCATGGACCTGGAGATTCTTAGACATGAGATTTCAGAGAAAG GCTCAGACGGAGCTGCCTCAAGTTACCATGTcaaacagctggaggagcagaacaGCAGACTGAAGGAGGCTCTAGTCAG GATGCGTGACCTGTCTTCTTCAgagaaacaggaacatgtgaagctgcagaagcagatggagaagaagagcaCTGAGCTGGACACTCTGAGGACTCAGAAGGAAAAACTGCAGGAAGAAGTCAAGCACGCAGAGGCCACTATTGATGAACTGAAGGAGCAG GTGGATGCTGCTCTGGGCTCAGAGGAGATGGTTGAGACGCTTACAGAGAGGAACCTTGACTTGGAGGAGAAAGTCAGAGAGCTGAGAGAAACAGTCACCGATCTG GAGGCGATCAACGAGATGAATGATGAGCTCCAGGAGAATGGAAGGGAGACTGAAATGGAGCTGAGAGAGCAGCTCGACATGGGTGGTGCAAAGGTCAGAGAAGCTGAAAAACGAGTGGAGGCTGCTCAGGAGACTGTGGCTGATTACCAGCAGACCATCAGCAAATACAGAGATCTCACTACCAGGCTGCAG GATGCCAATAGGGACCTGATCAACCAGCAGAATGCCAACGCTGAACAAGTTCAGCAGCCGCCCGCAGAACTGTTTGACTTCAAGATCAAGTTTGCAGAGACCAAGGCCTATGCCAAG GCCATTGAGATGGAGCTGAGGAAAATGGAAGTGGCTCAGTCCAACAGACAGGtgtccctcctcacctccttcatGCCAGACTCCTTTCTCCGTCATGGTGGAGATCATGACTGTATTCTGGTCCTTCTTCTCATCCCCAGGCTCATCTGCAAG GCTGAGCTCCTCAGTAAACAAGCCCAGGAGAAGTTTGACTTGAATGGGAACCTGGCGCAGGGGGCAGGGCTCAGAGGGCCTCCAGGAGAACAGCGCAGCTTTGCCTCAGGGCTGGTGTACTCCCTCAGCTTGCTGCAGGCCACTCTGCACAAATATGAACA GGCTCTGAACACCTGCAACGTAGAGGTTTTCAAGCGCATGGGTACACTTTACTCTGAAATGAATTTCCATGAGCGCTCCCTGGATTATTTCATCGACCTGCTGCATAAAGACCAATTAGATGAGACTGTTCAGGTGGAGCCCCTGACCAAAGCCATCAAGTACTACCAG caaCTGTACAGCGTCCATCTGGCAGATCACACTGAGGACTGCACAGTGCAGCTGGCTGACCACATCAAG TTTACCCAGAATGCATTGGACTCCATGGGAGTGGAGGTGGCTCGTCTGCGGGCGTTCCTGGCTGCAGGTCAGGAGAGCTCTGGCCTTGCTGTGCTTCTGAAGGACCTGGACACTTCGGGCTCGGATATCAGACAGTTCTGTAAGAAGATCCGCCGTCGCATGCCTGGAACAGATGTGGTTGGAGTACCTGCTGCTCTCAATTTTGGACCACAG GTGGCAGAGACGCTGACAGAGTGTAGGCGCCAGCTGACCCGTGTGGTGGCCGTGCTGCAGGAGGTGGCTGCGGCTGGGGCTCAGATGGTTGCTCCGCTGGCAGAACAGGAGGGTGTCAACGCTCTCAAGCTGGAGGATATTGCCTGCAACGCTGTGGATCAG GTGTATGGCTCCCATGGCCTGAGTGGCCCAGAGTGTCTGCGTCagtcctgcagctctgtcattGCTACCATGAACAAGATGGCTACGGCCATGCAGGAGGGAGAGTATGATGCTGACAAACCTCAGGGCAAG ACTCCTCCTGTGGAAATGAGAGCTGCCACCGTCAGGGCTGAGATGACTGACGCTGAGGGTCTAGGTGTTAAACtagaagacagagagacggtCAACAAGGAGGTCAAGAAGTCTCTTAAGATCAAG GGTGAGGAGCTGAGTGAAGCCAATGTCCGCCTCAgtctgctggagaaaaagcTGGACACCTCCACCAAAGACGCAGATGAGCGGGTGGAGAAGATCCAGACCAAACTCAGCGATAATCTCTCCCtgctgaagaagaaagagaa GGAGTTTGAGGAGACGATGGATGCTCTGCAGGCTGATATCGACCAGCTGGAGGCCGAGAAGGCAGAGCTGAAGCAACGCATCAATAACCAATCGAAGATGACCATTGAAGGCCTTAGAGGCCCGCCTGCCTCTGGAATCGCCTCTATTGTTCAGGGATCTGCAGGAG CAGGTGTGGCTCTATCCATGGCGGGGCCAGTAGAGGTGGTTGACTCTCCCCTCCTCCGGCAGCAGGTCGAGGCTCAGAGACTGGGCATTAAACACCTcaagaatgaaaacaacagactCAAG GCCGAGAAGATGAGAGCCCAGCTGGCCTCCCTGCCTCCACTCCGCCCCCCCAAACTGCCACAAGTGTCCAAAGAAAGCTCCATGCCGCCAGAGGGACTGAACACAGGCATCTATCGCAGGACTGACCAACTGCTGGCGACGCTGCTCAAGCTGAGTGCAGAGTTTAAAGTGGTGGACATCACTGGGAAGACAACAG TTAGTGCCAGTGCCCAGCTGCTGGAGCAGACGTCTCGACTGCAGAACCTCAGTGATGCTCTGGACAAACTCAAG GGAGAAGTAGCTGAACACGTGGTCACGCATCACCGTGGAGCAAAGGCTTCCTCTGACTTCGCCACCTTCCCGGTGTCATCCTTTGTTAAG GCCAAGGAAGAAAAGCAGGGGAATACGGTGCTTGTGGGTCGTGTTTCCATTCCATGCACCCGCGGGCACGAACAAGTCCACCGCCTCGtcctctcacagcagcagctgcagcaagtGCACAGCCTCCTCATGGTGTAA
- the LOC118102406 gene encoding dynactin subunit 1 isoform X4 — MSSAGTVESGKPPKIGSTVEVTGKGQRGTVAYIGATLFASGKWVGVVLDEPKGKNDGTVQGKRYFTCEENHGIFVRQSQIQVVEDGSSATSPDTPEFVLAKILKQKDIPETPKTSKLQTPMNVKKSSTRRSAKWSTPRLTPATSLPSLLVRSAGRPNLPLTTSRESLSSSLSGDVSEVGVSSHQGALGAPIVPQPSGSPAPVASPVPATPSKEEESLRGQVKDLDEKLETLKMKRTEDKAKLKELEKHKIQLEQLQEWKIKMQEQQTDLQKQLKEAKKEARDAQESKDHYMEEMSDTADAIEMATLDKEMAEERAESLQVEVDSLKEKVDELSMDLEILRHEISEKGSDGAASSYHVKQLEEQNSRLKEALVRMRDLSSSEKQEHVKLQKQMEKKSTELDTLRTQKEKLQEEVKHAEATIDELKEQVDAALGSEEMVETLTERNLDLEEKVRELRETVTDLEAINEMNDELQENGRETEMELREQLDMGGAKVREAEKRVEAAQETVADYQQTISKYRDLTTRLQDANRDLINQQNANAEQVQQPPAELFDFKIKFAETKAYAKAIEMELRKMEVAQSNRQVSLLTSFMPDSFLRHGGDHDCILVLLLIPRLICKAELLSKQAQEKFDLNGNLAQGAGLRGPPGEQRSFASGLVYSLSLLQATLHKYEQALNTCNVEVFKRMGTLYSEMNFHERSLDYFIDLLHKDQLDETVQVEPLTKAIKYYQQLYSVHLADHTEDCTVQLADHIKFTQNALDSMGVEVARLRAFLAAGQESSGLAVLLKDLDTSGSDIRQFCKKIRRRMPGTDVVGVPAALNFGPQVAETLTECRRQLTRVVAVLQEVAAAGAQMVAPLAEQEGVNALKLEDIACNAVDQVYGSHGLSGPECLRQSCSSVIATMNKMATAMQEGEYDADKPQGKTPPVEMRAATVRAEMTDAEGLGVKLEDRETVNKEVKKSLKIKGEELSEANVRLSLLEKKLDTSTKDADERVEKIQTKLSDNLSLLKKKEKEFEETMDALQADIDQLEAEKAELKQRINNQSKMTIEGLRGPPASGIASIVQGSAGAGVALSMAGPVEVVDSPLLRQQVEAQRLGIKHLKNENNRLKAEKMRAQLASLPPLRPPKLPQVSKESSMPPEGLNTGIYRRTDQLLATLLKLSAEFKVVDITGKTTVSASAQLLEQTSRLQNLSDALDKLKGEVAEHVVTHHRGAKASSDFATFPVSSFVKAKEEKQGNTVLVGRVSIPCTRGHEQVHRLVLSQQQLQQVHSLLMV, encoded by the exons ATGAGCAGTGCAGGAACAGTGGAGAGTGGTAAACCTCCAAAG ATTGGCTCTACAGTAGAGGTGACAGGGAAGGGTCAACGCGGCACTGTCGCCTACATCGGCGCCACCCTCTTTGCCTCTGGGAAATGGGTGGGTGTTGTACTTGATGAGCCTAAAGGCAAGAACGATGGCACCGTGCAGGGGAAACGCTACTTCACCTGTGAGGAAAATCATGGGATATTTGTCAGACAGTCTCAG aTTCAGGTGGTGGAAGATGGCTCCAGTGCCACCTCACCAGATACTCCTGAGTTTGTTCTTGCCAAGATTCTCAAACAAAAAG ACATTCCAGAGACTCCAAAAACATCCAAACTG cagacaccaATGAATGTTAAGAAG tcttcTACCCGCCGCTCTGCCAAG TGGAGCACGCCACGTCTCACACCTgccacctccctcccctccctcttggTACGCTCCGCCGGCCGCCCCAACCTGCCACTGACG ACGTCTCGTGAGAGTCTGTCGTCCTCGTTGTCTGGCGATGTCAGTGAGGTTGGAGTGTCCTCCCACCAGGGTGCACTGGGAGCTCCCATCGTGCCTCAGCCCAGCGGGTCACCTGCGCCAGTCGCATCCCCAGTCCCAGCTACTCCGAGCAAG GAGGAGGAATCACTGCGAGGTCAGGTCAAAGACCTGGACGAGAAGCTGGAGAcgctgaagatgaagaggacagaggacaagGCCAAACTGAAGGAGCTAGAAAAACACAAGATCCAGctggagcagcttcaggaatGGAAGATAAAAATGCAGGAGCAGCAGACCGACCTCCAGAAACAGCTTAAAGAAGCCAAGAAG GAAGCCCGTGATGCACAGGAATCCAAGGACCACTACATGGAGGAGATGTCAGACACGGCCGACGCCATTGAGATGGCAACACTGGACAAAGAGATGGCGGAGGAGCGAGCGGAGTCAttgcaggtggaggtggacaGTCTGAAAGAGAAAGTGGATGAGCTCTCCATGGACCTGGAGATTCTTAGACATGAGATTTCAGAGAAAG GCTCAGACGGAGCTGCCTCAAGTTACCATGTcaaacagctggaggagcagaacaGCAGACTGAAGGAGGCTCTAGTCAG GATGCGTGACCTGTCTTCTTCAgagaaacaggaacatgtgaagctgcagaagcagatggagaagaagagcaCTGAGCTGGACACTCTGAGGACTCAGAAGGAAAAACTGCAGGAAGAAGTCAAGCACGCAGAGGCCACTATTGATGAACTGAAGGAGCAG GTGGATGCTGCTCTGGGCTCAGAGGAGATGGTTGAGACGCTTACAGAGAGGAACCTTGACTTGGAGGAGAAAGTCAGAGAGCTGAGAGAAACAGTCACCGATCTG GAGGCGATCAACGAGATGAATGATGAGCTCCAGGAGAATGGAAGGGAGACTGAAATGGAGCTGAGAGAGCAGCTCGACATGGGTGGTGCAAAGGTCAGAGAAGCTGAAAAACGAGTGGAGGCTGCTCAGGAGACTGTGGCTGATTACCAGCAGACCATCAGCAAATACAGAGATCTCACTACCAGGCTGCAG GATGCCAATAGGGACCTGATCAACCAGCAGAATGCCAACGCTGAACAAGTTCAGCAGCCGCCCGCAGAACTGTTTGACTTCAAGATCAAGTTTGCAGAGACCAAGGCCTATGCCAAG GCCATTGAGATGGAGCTGAGGAAAATGGAAGTGGCTCAGTCCAACAGACAGGtgtccctcctcacctccttcatGCCAGACTCCTTTCTCCGTCATGGTGGAGATCATGACTGTATTCTGGTCCTTCTTCTCATCCCCAGGCTCATCTGCAAG GCTGAGCTCCTCAGTAAACAAGCCCAGGAGAAGTTTGACTTGAATGGGAACCTGGCGCAGGGGGCAGGGCTCAGAGGGCCTCCAGGAGAACAGCGCAGCTTTGCCTCAGGGCTGGTGTACTCCCTCAGCTTGCTGCAGGCCACTCTGCACAAATATGAACA GGCTCTGAACACCTGCAACGTAGAGGTTTTCAAGCGCATGGGTACACTTTACTCTGAAATGAATTTCCATGAGCGCTCCCTGGATTATTTCATCGACCTGCTGCATAAAGACCAATTAGATGAGACTGTTCAGGTGGAGCCCCTGACCAAAGCCATCAAGTACTACCAG caaCTGTACAGCGTCCATCTGGCAGATCACACTGAGGACTGCACAGTGCAGCTGGCTGACCACATCAAG TTTACCCAGAATGCATTGGACTCCATGGGAGTGGAGGTGGCTCGTCTGCGGGCGTTCCTGGCTGCAGGTCAGGAGAGCTCTGGCCTTGCTGTGCTTCTGAAGGACCTGGACACTTCGGGCTCGGATATCAGACAGTTCTGTAAGAAGATCCGCCGTCGCATGCCTGGAACAGATGTGGTTGGAGTACCTGCTGCTCTCAATTTTGGACCACAG GTGGCAGAGACGCTGACAGAGTGTAGGCGCCAGCTGACCCGTGTGGTGGCCGTGCTGCAGGAGGTGGCTGCGGCTGGGGCTCAGATGGTTGCTCCGCTGGCAGAACAGGAGGGTGTCAACGCTCTCAAGCTGGAGGATATTGCCTGCAACGCTGTGGATCAG GTGTATGGCTCCCATGGCCTGAGTGGCCCAGAGTGTCTGCGTCagtcctgcagctctgtcattGCTACCATGAACAAGATGGCTACGGCCATGCAGGAGGGAGAGTATGATGCTGACAAACCTCAGGGCAAG ACTCCTCCTGTGGAAATGAGAGCTGCCACCGTCAGGGCTGAGATGACTGACGCTGAGGGTCTAGGTGTTAAACtagaagacagagagacggtCAACAAGGAGGTCAAGAAGTCTCTTAAGATCAAG GGTGAGGAGCTGAGTGAAGCCAATGTCCGCCTCAgtctgctggagaaaaagcTGGACACCTCCACCAAAGACGCAGATGAGCGGGTGGAGAAGATCCAGACCAAACTCAGCGATAATCTCTCCCtgctgaagaagaaagagaa GGAGTTTGAGGAGACGATGGATGCTCTGCAGGCTGATATCGACCAGCTGGAGGCCGAGAAGGCAGAGCTGAAGCAACGCATCAATAACCAATCGAAGATGACCATTGAAGGCCTTAGAGGCCCGCCTGCCTCTGGAATCGCCTCTATTGTTCAGGGATCTGCAGGAG CAGGTGTGGCTCTATCCATGGCGGGGCCAGTAGAGGTGGTTGACTCTCCCCTCCTCCGGCAGCAGGTCGAGGCTCAGAGACTGGGCATTAAACACCTcaagaatgaaaacaacagactCAAG GCCGAGAAGATGAGAGCCCAGCTGGCCTCCCTGCCTCCACTCCGCCCCCCCAAACTGCCACAAGTGTCCAAAGAAAGCTCCATGCCGCCAGAGGGACTGAACACAGGCATCTATCGCAGGACTGACCAACTGCTGGCGACGCTGCTCAAGCTGAGTGCAGAGTTTAAAGTGGTGGACATCACTGGGAAGACAACAG TTAGTGCCAGTGCCCAGCTGCTGGAGCAGACGTCTCGACTGCAGAACCTCAGTGATGCTCTGGACAAACTCAAG GGAGAAGTAGCTGAACACGTGGTCACGCATCACCGTGGAGCAAAGGCTTCCTCTGACTTCGCCACCTTCCCGGTGTCATCCTTTGTTAAG GCCAAGGAAGAAAAGCAGGGGAATACGGTGCTTGTGGGTCGTGTTTCCATTCCATGCACCCGCGGGCACGAACAAGTCCACCGCCTCGtcctctcacagcagcagctgcagcaagtGCACAGCCTCCTCATGGTGTAA